A stretch of DNA from Coccidioides posadasii str. Silveira chromosome 1, complete sequence:
AGGCATCTCTGTTGGCAAGAAGAGCTTTCAGTTCTGCAACTTGTAGCCTTAATCCCTGAATGGCAAGATTTGCTTCTGTGACCTGCTGCTGGGATGCTCGATGTTGCGCAAGGGCGCTATTCAAAGCTTCCTTTGTCTCTGAAAGCTGCTTTTCAACGTTTGAGACAAGATTCCGGGTCATACTTTCGGAATCTTTGAGTTGAGATATGATATCGGAACTTTTCATATTTTGAACTCGTAGTGTCCGAAGTTCCAAATCACGCGCTTCCTTACTCTTCATGGCAGCAAAATATTTTTGATCGGCTTTCGACTTCTCTGCTATTAGCCGCTGAATCTTATCTTCGAGATTGGCAAATTCAGTGATCTTCTGAGACGCGAGTTTAGACGTCCGCTTGAAGGCTGCTTGCATCGAGGAAAGCTCGGTATTCAGTAACTCGTATTGTTTATCCAGAGTCTCGTACTTCGCCCTCAATTCGTCCATGGATAGTTCAGTCGTCGCCGAACGGACATCTTTGACGCCATCTATTTGAAGATGTAGTCGCTCAACTTCCGACTCAAGCGATGTAATACGAGCTTCTCGGGCTTCCAGTAGTTCCTTCATCTGAACCAATGAAAATTTTTCTTGCTCTTGAGCGGCCTTCCGCATTTGCTGGTCAGCAAGCAGTTCATCCCGAGCGTTTCTGATACGAGCCAAATCCGACTCTACTTTAGAGAGATAGGCTTCCTTTTCACCGAGAGAAGCTTGAACCTCGTTTTCTATTTGAACTTGATATGCTGTCCTTTCTGTTTGAAGTTTCTTGGCTTCTTCGCGTAATTGTACATTCGTCGCTTCGAGGTGATTTACTCGCTTAATCACATCTTCATGCTGAGACTTCAGCTGTTTAAAGAGATCGGTCTGGGAATAATCTTCATCGGATAATTTCGAAAGCTGACTATGTTAGACAATGTTCGGTAAAAAGGCTAGCAGAAACCGACTAGCTTACCTTAACATGTAGATCCGTTAATTGAGTGGATAGTTTCGAGTTCTCAGCTTCCAATTTCTCAATTTGTTCTTTCTGAATTTCCGAAATTGCAATGGTTTTGTTGTAGGACATCTCTAATTCGGAAAGTTTTTCTGTCGAATCGGACGGACCATTAGGACCGGAACTTTCCTCGCGTCGGGCCGACATATTTTCTCCACTAGACTTTTGTGCTCCAAGAATATATTGCTTTTCCAATCGAGCAACTGTCAGACTCTTCGCCCTATCTATCCTTTTCTCCGCGACCATATATCGAAGTGACGCTGCTTCGAGGCGCTCTTCGAGCTGTTGCTTATCAGCTAGCGCTTGATCGAGTTCCGCGAttgttgctttttcttctgctagTTTTTTATTGAGCTGAGACTGCAGCTCTGCCACGTCACGCGAAGCTTTCGGAGCACGCGCGGATAGTAACGACATAGTAGACTTAATTAAATCGGCGCGATCCTTTAAATGCTTTTGAAAATTCTCATTGCCGGTAAACAACAGAGCGCTTTGGGGTGGGGATGAATCTTTCAATCTGTATCAGCGAACAATAGCTTGTCTTGGACAGGGAATTTGGCTACCTTCAGAGGCTTCGCCTAGAGGCCCGAGTAAAACTTTAACTTCGTCAAGCAACTAAAATcgcaaagaaaaagaaaagaatcaGTTAAGTCCCAACCTCAAAACTAAACAGGACGAAAGAGTGGAGTGGAAAACAAGTACCTGTTGCAGCCAGGCGTCAATAACACGAATGTGTTCATCGTGATAAGCAGCGGATTTTGTCAATTCCTTGATGCGGGCTTCTAGTGTTGTTTTTTCGCGCTTGTACTCTTGCATCTGACGCAGGATTGCATCTTTCTGGAATCGCTATTCAGGAGTGCTAATTAGCCTCCGTTATCGGCGAATCGACTTGCCACCAAATGAAGGGAAACGTTTTATCATTTCGCAGATAGCATCCTGCAACATACCTCCAAATCGTCCTTCCATGGCATATCGGCGTCAGGGTGAATTTTGGCACCACCATTCACAGAGGTCGCTTGCCTCTTCGAGGGAGGGGTAGAATCGCTAGGATCATGGGAAGCAGGCCTTTTCCGGTCCTCCATCTTGCCGACAAGACCAGGCTTGGTTAAAGGGACCGTTGACGCCTCGATGACCGTCATCAGGGTAATGCCGGTTCATGTAATGAGAGGCGCGGCCTCAACACCAAGGAGACAACAAAAGCAGCCGCCAGAAAGCCTTCAGACCGACTGGCGAGACTGACGCGAAGGAAAGCGGCaaagaggaggagaaggacaACACGGGCAGAGAGGAAAGAGTTGAGGTCGTGGTGAGAGTGAAGTTCAAAGGGAGGATTTTCCACCCGTTCCAGTCTTAGCGTAGCGCTTGGCATTTTCACGTGACTCACAGATTGACTCTGCGCCACGGGGCTTGGCGGCGGCCTGCGCTGGGTCGCGGCTTTTGCCCCCCTCCAATCCATCCATCCAACCCAGACCGACGCCCACAACTCGACTTGCCGACGACCGTGGTGGACGATGAGCGCGACGACCGCAACGTGGACCACGCACGTATCGCCGCATTAGCCCGAGTGAGACTGCCAGACGCGGGCCAAACGCCGCCATGGCTTCCTTCTCGAGCTCTGTCATCAGTGAGCCCAGATTTTCCCCTCCCCCGCTCGACGCGCTCTATGCATGCTAATCAATTATTGGTAGATAAATCCGGGAAAAAATTCGCTCCCAAGATACCAGCGCGTCGTGCGCCTGCTCCTTCCACTACCCCAGCCCCGCCAGCACGAGACACCACTCTGCAACCGTCGCAAGCATCGCAAATCTCTTCCCAAGCACGATCGTCCCCACCGGCAACGGCACGTCCGgcaccagcatcttcttcgACTCCTGTTAAGTCTCCAGAACATGCAAAACCGTCAGCTCAACCCTCTTCACCTTCGCCCCGAACACGTCGAAGCCCCGCATCCCCCAAGGCCGTTCGCATCCCCCTACCTTCAAGAAGGTCTTCCGTTTCCACGGCTCCTCAAACCCAGTCTAGTACCGTTAAATCACCTTCACAAAAGCCAACGTCACTGGGGACAGGAAATGCAGGATCTACGTTAATCAGTACTCCGAGAGCTGATGCCCAAGGTGGCTCCCCAGCGCCAGGCCGTCCGAGCTTCGTGACCCTAGATATCACAGAGAACCCAGCGCTCTCTGATTCGCAAACAAGCGTCCGCCCAGCAAAGCGAATCAGAGTCTCGGAACCAGAAACGCGGAT
This window harbors:
- the BRE1 gene encoding E3 ubiquitin-protein ligase bre1 (EggNog:ENOG410PJ71~COG:O~BUSCO:2871at33183) produces the protein MTVIEASTVPLTKPGLVGKMEDRKRPASHDPSDSTPPSKRQATSVNGGAKIHPDADMPWKDDLERFQKDAILRQMQEYKREKTTLEARIKELTKSAAYHDEHIRVIDAWLQQLLDEVKVLLGPLGEASEDSSPPQSALLFTGNENFQKHLKDRADLIKSTMSLLSARAPKASRDVAELQSQLNKKLAEEKATIAELDQALADKQQLEERLEAASLRYMVAEKRIDRAKSLTVARLEKQYILGAQKSSGENMSARREESSGPNGPSDSTEKLSELEMSYNKTIAISEIQKEQIEKLEAENSKLSTQLTDLHVKLSKLSDEDYSQTDLFKQLKSQHEDVIKRVNHLEATNVQLREEAKKLQTERTAYQVQIENEVQASLGEKEAYLSKVESDLARIRNARDELLADQQMRKAAQEQEKFSLVQMKELLEAREARITSLESEVERLHLQIDGVKDVRSATTELSMDELRAKYETLDKQYELLNTELSSMQAAFKRTSKLASQKITEFANLEDKIQRLIAEKSKADQKYFAAMKSKEARDLELRTLRVQNMKSSDIISQLKDSESMTRNLVSNVEKQLSETKEALNSALAQHRASQQQVTEANLAIQGLRLQVAELKALLANRDASLASANSTCRKAENTVEGLKSILADTKKSLESWKAKGLGNSSSEYEMLRTLALCTVCRRTWKNTAIKTCGHVFCKECVEERLTSRSRKCPNCNKSFGNNDYMHITL